The sequence GCCGTTTACTGCGCCTTTGTCCATCACGTTACCCGGATGGGGTTGATGAGTCTGGTAAACTGACCCCATAAGCACAAACTTGCGTCTGGAGCCGTTCCCGTTCTTCACTTTTCCGCCCAGAGTATTTATCAGGCTGACTACGTCATCCCATTTTATGCCGGGCTTCGGCGGCGTGATCATCACATCGGCAAGCGTTTTCTGGTGCCTTGAACTTAGTTCCTTAGCCTTAATCATCGCTCATCCTGTTGACGTCGTTTTATGACGTCAATTCTATGATAATTTTTATATGACGTCAAATTGTGACGTCATATAAAAAGTTGACAGTTATCGCAGTTGCCCAGTCACTCCCCCTTGTAGAGAAGATATGCCAAGACGCAAGATCGCTCCTGACCGGCTGAAAAAATAATTATGAATGTCGCCTGGTGCGCGATTTGCCGGTCAATCCATCCATTGCTGTCGTCTGCCGTCGGTAGCGGGAGAAGAAATTCCATGGCCTGCGGATCGGCGCAGATCATGGCGAAGGCACCGCGATCCGCCGGTTGCCACTGGCGCAGAATTAAACGAGGGGAGAACAATGTCTGCATGGTTTTTTCTCTTATTCATTGACCACGATGGCGTGTTTTTTCAGCAGTCCGCGCAGCTGATGATAGGTCAGCCCCAGCAGCTCGGCGGCTTTGCGCTGGTTAAAGCGCGCCTTTGCCAGCGCCTGTTCCAGCAGCGCCTGTTCCTGGGCGCGTTGCCACTGCTTCATATCCAGCGGGAAATCGGCAACGCCGCCGCCCGGCGCCGAGTCGGTGGCGGTTTCGGCGTCGGGCGCCGTTTTACGAAACGGGTTAATGATAATGGTGTCCAGCGGCCGATCGCTGCTGCCGTGGCGGTAAACCGAACGCTCAACCACGTTCTTTAATTCACGGATATTTCCCGGCCAGGCGTAGCCCAGCAGCGTGTCGCGGGCGTGGGGCGTAAAGCCGGGAAACAGGGGCTGGTGCAGTTCGCGGCACATCTGGATGGCGAAATGTTCCGCCAGCAGCATGATGTCCTGCAGGCGTTCACGTAGCGGCGGCAGCTGAACCACGTCAAACGCCAGCCTGTCCAACAGGTCGGCGCGAAACTTCCCGCTGGCCGCCAGCGCGGGAAGATCGTCATTGGTGGCGCACACCAGCCGAACGTCCACCTGTAGCGACTGGCCGCCGCCGACGCGCTCCAGCACGCCATATTCAATCACCCGCAGCAGTTTTTCCTGCACCAGCATGGGTGCGGTGGCCAGCTCATCGAGAAACAGCGTGCCGCCGTCGGCGCGTTCAAAGCGGCCGAGGTGGCGTTTCTGCGCCCCGGTAAAGGCGCCGGCCTCATGGCCGAACAGTTCGGAGTCCAGCAGGTTTTCATTCAGCGCGGCACAGTTCAGCGAGATAAAGGGGCCCTGCCAGCGGGGGGAGAGATAGTGAAGACGGCTGGCGATCAGCTCCTTGCCGGTGCCGCGTTCGCCGATAACCAGCACCGGCTTGTTGAGCTGCGCCAACTGTGAAACCTGTTCCAGCACTTCAAGAAAGCTGTTGGCTTCCCCCAATAAATTCTCTTTTTCCTGGGACATCGATTTTCATCCTGTGATTTTTACCAATAGTTGGCTTATTTGACTAATCTAGCGGATGTTGGCAAATAGTCAAAATTTCACCTGCTATATTTTTCAATAGGTTATAGATAAATAAAAATTGGCACGCTTATTGATAAGAATAACCATATCGCTACTGCACGGTGGTGATAACAAATCAGGCGTAATCAGACGCTGGAAATCATTAAGAGGATTTGATTATGGGTATTTTTTCTCGTTTTGCCGACATCGTGAACGCCAACATCAATTCGCTGCTGGATAAGGCCGAGGATCCGCAGAAGCTGGTGAGGCTGATGATCCAGGAAATGGAAGATACGCTGGTGGAAGTGCGTTCCACCTCGGCGCGCGCGCTGGCGGAAAAGAAACAGATCGCCCGCCGTATCGATCAGGCGCAGACGCAGCAGGCCCAGTGGCAGGAAAAAGCCGAACTGGCGCTGCGCAAAGATAAAGACGATTTGGCCCGGGCGGCGCTGATTGAAAAACAGAAACTGACCGACCTGATCGCGATACTACAGCACGAAGCGGAAAACGTGGATGAAACGCTGGAGCGGCTGAAACGCGAAATCGGCGAGCTGGAAAACAAACTGAGCGAAACCCGCGCCCGCCAGCAGGCGTTGACGCTGCGCCATCAGGCCGCTTCGTCGTCACGCGATGTACGCCGTCAGCTCGACAGCGGTAAACTGGATGAAGCCCTGGCGCGTTTTGAACAGTTTGAGCGCCGTATCGATACCATCGAGGCCGAAGCCGAAAGCGTGGGGATTGGCAAACAAAAATCATTGGATCAGCAATTCGCCGAACTGCGGGCCAATGATGAAATCAGCGAGCAACTGGCGGCGCTTAAAGCTAAAGTTAAACCAGCAGAATAACCGGACCGGCTGCCGTCAATGTTGGCGGCGGCCGTCGCTCCCCGCGGCGAAAGCAATGGGGACCACCGGTGAACATAATAACTAAGGAGACACGATGAGTGCTTTGTTTCTTGCCATACCGCTGACCATTTTCTTTCTCTTTGTGGCGCCGATATGGCTTTGGCTGCATTACAGTCAGCGCAAGCAAAACAATGCTCAACTGGGACAAAACGACATGCAGCGTCTGACGCGGCTGACGGAAGAGGCCCGCCGTATGCGCGAGCGCATTCAGGCGCTGGAAGAAATTCTGGACGCGGAACATCCGGACTGGAGAAAATCGTCATGAAAAATACTTGGTCGGGTAAAACCTTATACCGCATACCGGAAGAAGGGATGCTGAAAGGCGTCTGCGCCGGGCTGGCCCGCTACTTCGACGTGCCGATAAAGCTGCTGCGGGTGATTGTGGTGCTGTCGATGTTCTTCGGCCTGTTCTTCTTCACCATACTGGCTTATATCATCCTCAGCTTTATGCTTGAGCCGGCGCCGGCGGGCAGCTATCAGACGGCGTCGCCGCACGCTCCGCGACAGCTGCTGGACGACGCGGATGCCACTCTGAACGCCAGCGAACGGCGCCTGCGCAATATCGAGCGCTATGTCACCTCTGATACCTTTGGCGTAGAGAGCCGTTTCCGCCGGCTTTAAACCAGAACCCCTACGACGCCGATGTTATCCGCTCATATCGTTACCAAAGGATAACGTCGCGTCGAGCCTTACAGTTTTCTTCACGGCCATAATTTGCGCTCAATTTGTTAGCGACCATAATTTCATGTACAAACGCAGCATTCGCCTCAACTAAATAAAAGGTACTTCATGGATGAGACAATGCTTTTGATCGCTACGGTGATGTTGCTGGTCTACATGCTGGCGCTGCCGATTGCCGTATGGATAATCTTCAGGCGCGCCGCGCGTCATCAGCGGCAAACCGCGCGGCTTGAGCGGACGGTCGCCGCACTGCAGGCCGAGCTGGCCCGGACGTCGGCGCAGCTGAGTCAATCGCTGGGCCGCGACCGCCCCTTATCCGCGCCGGAACCGGCGGCGGAGATAACGCCATCCGCCGCGGCAAAGGGCGAATATCGGCAGAGCGCAGCGGCGGTGGACGCCGCGCCGGCGATAAAAGAACCACCGGCGCCCCAAGCCGCGCAGCAGGCGGAAAACCCTTGGCAAAACCCTTCATCCGCATCGCCGTCAGGGCTGTTTTCCTCGCTGACGAGGTGGCTGCTGCAAGGCAATCCGCTGGCGAAAATAGGCATTTTGCTGCTGTTTTTCGGCCTGGCGTACCTGATGAAGTACAGCATTGAACGCGATATGCTGGCGATCGAATGGCGGCTGGGCATCGCGGCGTTAATCAGCGGCGGGCTGTTGGCTTTTGGCTGGTGTTTGCGCCATAAGCAACGGCTGTATGCCCTGATATTACAGGGCGGGGCGGTCGGCGCCTTGTATATCACGGTATTTGGCGCTTTTCGGCTTTATCTGTTGTTGCCCTATGCGCCGGCCTTCGCCCTGCTGCTGGTGATTTGCGCCGCCAGCGTCTGGCTGGCGGTGTTGCAGCGTTCGCTCAGTCTGGCGATGCTGGCCAGCGCCGGCGGCTATCTGGCGCCGCTCCTGCTGTCGCCGGATGGCGGCAACCACCTGGTGCTGTTTTCCTATTATCTGCTGCTGTCGCTGGGCATTCTGGCCATCAGCGCGCGCCAGTCCTGGCGGGAGCTTAATCTGCTGGGGCTGATTTTTACCTTTGGCGCGGCGCTGCTCTGGGGAGCGGAGCATTATCGGCAGGAGTACTACCTCAGCAGCCAGCTGTTCCTGATCGCCAACATCCTGATATTCGGCGTGGGCGCGCTGCTTTTCTCGCTCCGTCACCAGCCGGCGGGCAAACAGCTGGTGGACGGCGTGCTGCTGTTCGCTCCGCCGCTGATCGGCTTCGGCATGCAGTATCTGATCGCGCAGCGGTGGGCCTATGGCCCGGCGCTCTCCGCGGTGGGTTACGGCGTCTTTTACCTGCTATTGGGAAGACAGACCCGCCGGACAGCGCCGCGCCTGGGACTGTTTTCGCTCGCGCTTGGCGGCTGTTTTCTGACATTGGCCGTGCCGCTGGCGTTTTCCGCCCGATGGACGGCGATGACCTGGCTGCTGGAAGGGCTGTGCGTACTGTGGGCCGGGCTGTATCAAGGCCAGCGGCGCATGGGGTGGAGCGGATCGGCCGTTATGCTGCTGGGCGTGCTGTCCGCCTGGTATGCGCTGTTTTTCGCGTCGCTTACCACGGCGTCATTCCTGTTTATCTTCGGCATTCTGACGTTGAGCGCGCTGGGCGCCAGCCTGTGCTGGCGGCGCTACCCTCAGGTTGAGGCGCACTGGCGCCGCTTCAGTCTGGGCTTTTTCCTGCTGGGGATGGCGACCTGGTTTGGCTGGCTGCTTTATGCCGTCGATCGCGCGTTGGACGTCTATTTAGCGGCGTTCTGGCACGGCGGCGAGTTTATGCCGCCGTGGCGCACCCACGCGTTGCTGTATACGCCGGGGGTTCTGCTGGCCGTCGCGGCGTCCGCGGCGCTCTGGCAGGCGGCGGGCAGGCGACTCGACTGGCCGGCGCTGCGCCATAGCGTCTGGTTGCTGTGGAGCGCGCTGCTGCTGGCGGTGTTACAGCAATTTATCGCGGCGGAATACCGCCAGTTCCCGCTGCTGAATGGCGGCGAACAGCTCGCGGCGCTGGCGGGCTGGCTGGCGAGTTTTGCTATCGCCTACGGGCTGCTTTACCGCAATGAAGATGCGCTGCCGCTGCGCTTGACCCAGGGTTTTCATCTAACGCTGCTGTGGATGACGGTTGGCTTTTTGTTGCTGATGGCGTCACAGTATCTGTATCCATTGATCCCCGCGGCGGTGGAAGAGGGGGAACCGGTACTGACGCTGGCGCTGCTGTCCGTCGTCGTTATCGCGCTGGCGCTGCCGACGCGCCACCGGCTGTGGCCGCTGACGCGCTGGACGGCGTTGTACAACCGGACCGGGCTGGTGCCGCTGGTCGCCGCCCTGTTTACCCTGACGGGCGCCGCCAACCTGCTGGACGGACAGATAGCCTGGCGCGGCGCGGACGGTTTCTATCTGCCGCTGTTTAATCCGCTGGAAGCCGGCATGGCGTTGGCGACGGCGGCGTTGATGCTGTGGTATCGCCGCACGCTGGCGGCGTTTTCACCGCATACTCCGTTAAGGCGCCAATGCCGCCTGGCGCTGTGGCTGTTGAGTTTCTGGTTGCTGAACGGCCTGCTGCTGCGCTCGCTGGCCTGGTACGCGCAGATCCCGTGGTCGGCGGACGCGCTGTGGGCCTCTCGCCTGATACAAACCGCTTTCGCCCTGCTGTGGACGCTTTCCGCCCTGGTCGGCATGCTGTGGTCGACCCGGCGACAGCTGCGCGGCGGCTGGCTGGCCGGCGCGTTGTTGCTGGGGCTAACGGTCGCCAAACTGTTTCTGGTGGATAGCGCCGGAGGCGGCGGACTGGCGCGGGCGGTGGCCTTTATCGGGGTGGCGCTCCTGATCCTGGTCGTCGGCTATTTTGCGCCCCTGCCGCCGAAGCGGCGCCCCGATATAAGCGAGTCTCATGGCGGAGCCGGGTAATTTATCGCCGCCGCTACGATTTGCCAGACGGAAACTATACAAGACGAAGAATCAAGGAGTCAGGTTTATCCAATGAAGCGATTACAAAATGAGATTAATTCGCTGGTTAACCGCGGTGTGGATCGTCATCTGCGACTGGCCGTCACCGGGCTGAGCCGCAGCGGGAAAACCGCCTTTATTACGGCTTTTGTCAATCAACTGCTGAATATCCACAGCGGCGCCCATCTGCCGCTGTTTTCCGCCGTGCGCGAAGGGCGGCTGCTGGGGGCGAAACGCGTGCCGCAGCGCGATCTCGGCGTGCCGCGTTTTGCCTATGATGAAGGCATGGCGGCGTTATACGGTTCGCCCCCCGACTGGCCGACGCCGACGCGCGGGGTGAGTGAAATCCGCCTGGCGCTGCGCTATCGCTCCAATGACTCGCTGCTGCGGCACTTTAAAGATACCTCAACGCTGTATCTGGAAATCGTCGATTACCCCGGCGAGTGGCTGCTGGATTTGCCGCTGCTGGAGCAAAGCTACCTGAGCTGGTCGCGCCAGATGTCCGGGCTGTTGCAGGGCGATCGCGCCGAGTGGGCCAAACCCTGGCTGGCGCTGTGCGAACGGTTCGACCCGCTGGCGCCGGCGGATGAAAACCAGCTGGCGGAGATTGCCCAGGCGTATACCGACTATTTACTGCGCTGCAAGCAGCAGGGACTGCATTTTATTCAGCCGGGACGTTTCGTGCTGCCGGGCGATCTGGCCGGCGCGCCGGTGCTGCAATTTTTTCCGTGGCCGCAGGTGGATAAGCTGGGCGAGGCCCGGCTGGCGCAGGCGGACGCCAAAACCAATATCGGTATGCTGCGCCAGCGTTTCGACTATTACTGCCAGTCGGTGGTGAAAGGTTTTTATAAGCATCATTTCGTGCGTTTTGATCGCCAGATCGTACTGGTGGACTGCCTGCAGCCGTTGAACAGCGGCATTCACGCCTTTAACGATATGCGGCTGGCGTTAACCCAGCTGATGCAAAGCTTTCATTACGGCAAACGCACGCTGTTCCGGCGTCTGTTTTCACCCTGTATCGACAAGCTGATGTTTGCCGCCAGTAAATCGGATCATATTACCGCCGACCAGCATGCCAATCTGGTGTCGCTGCTGCAGCAACTGGTGCAGGAAGCCTGGCAAAACGCCGCCTTTGAAGGGATCAGCATGGACTGCGCCGGCATCGCCTCGATTCAATCGACGCAAAGCGGGGTTATCGAGCATCAGGGACAGAAAGTCCCGGCGCTGAAAGGCAACCGCCTGAGCGACGGTCAGCCGTTGACGGTTTTCCCTGGGGAAGTGCCGGCCCGCCTGCCGGGCGCGGCATTCTGGCAAGAGCAGGGATTTCATTTCGATCAGTTTCGTCCGCGTGAAATGACGGTGGACACCCCGTTGCCGCACATCCGCCTGGATACGGTAATGGAATTTTTGTTGGGAGATAAATTGCGATGAACGAACCACTGAAACCGCGCATGACGTTCGATAACGCCGCGCCGGCGGAGCCTCAGCCGCAGCTGCGCGCCGGCCTGGCTTTTGATGAGCAGGATGCGCAACTTTTTTCGCCGGTCGCCCGCGAAGAGGAAGTACCCGAGGAGGGCGCGGCGGAAGAGGCGGTCAGCGCGGCGTTACGCCCCAAACGCAGCCTGTGGCGGCGCATGGTGATGGCCGGGCTGGCGCTGTTCGGCGTCAGCGCCGTCGCCCAGGGGGTGCAATCGCTGCATAATTCCTGGGTGCAGCAGGACTGGATCGCGCTGGGCGGTATTAGCGCCGGCGCGTTGATCGTCGCGGCGGGCGTGGGGTCGATCGCCGTCGAGTGGCGGCGCCTGTACCGGCTGCGCCAGCGGGCGGAAGAGCGGGATATCGCCGGTGATTTACTGCACAGCCACGGCATCGGACGCGGGCGCGAGTTTTGTGAAAAGCTGGCCCGCCAGGCGGGGCTGGATAACGGCCATCCCGCGTTGCAGCGCTGGCAGGCGTCGCTGCACGAAACCCATAACGACCGTGAAGTGGTCGAGCTGTACGCCCGTCTGGTGCAGCCGGTGCTGGATAGCCAGGCGCGGCGGGAGATCAGCCGCTCGGCGGCGGAATCCACCCTGATGATCGCCGTCAGCCCGCTGGCGCTGGTGGATATGGCGTTTATCGCCTGGCGCAATCTGCGGCTGATCAACCGCATCGCCGCGCTGTACGGCATCGAACTGGGCTATTTCAGCCGTATTCGTCTTTTCCGTCTGGTGCTGCTCAATATCGCCTTCGCCGGCGCGTCGGAACTGGTGCGCGAGATCGGCATGGACTGGATGTCGCAGGATCTGGCGGCGCGGCTGTCGGCGCGCGCCGCGCAGGGCATCGGCGCAGGGCTGCTGACCGCCCGCCTGGGCATCAAGGCGATGGAATTGTGCCGTCCGCTGCCCTGGCTGGGCGACAAACCGCGGCTGGGCGATTTTCGCCGCGAACTCATCGGGCAGGTGAAAGCCACGTTGCAAAAGGCCAAATAGCGCGGGTTATTTCCCCCCAGCCGCGGCGAGGCGCGGATCGTCGCGGCTTTCAGCGCCAGAGCGCCGCCGCCAGCAGTTCCAGCGCCGCGCCCGCCAGCAGCGCGTAATCTGCGCGATGAAAGCGGTAAATCCTGATCGGCGTGCGGCCGACGTCGCCGCGATAGCAGCGTGACTCCATGGCGACGGCCAGATCTTTTGCCCGCAGGATCGAGGTGACGAACAGCGGCATCAGCATGGGGAAGATGCCCTGAATGCGGATAAACAGGTTTTGGCGATGGAAACCGCCGCCGCGCGCCAGCTGGGCTTTGCGGATCTTGTCGAACTCTTCGAACAGGCCCGGCAGGAAGCGCAGGGCGATGGAAAACATCATCACCGCTTCGTGTACCGGAAAGCGCCATCTCTTCAGACCGCCGAGCAGAATTTCCAGCCCCTCCGCCAGCTGAACCGGGGGCGTGGTTCTGACCAGCAGCGCCAACAGCAAGACGATGCCGGCAATCTGCTCGCACATCATCACGCCGCGCACCGCGCCCTGAGCGGAAAAAGCGATCCCGCCCCAGGTCACCAGATCCTCCCCCGGCCGGGCGGTCAGCACGGCCTGATAAATCATGGTGGAAACAAAGAACAGCGACAGGGAGAGCAGCGTCAGCAGCAGCATTTTCCACGGCAGTCCGGCGACGGCCCACAGGGTGAGCAACAGCAGAAGCTGCAAGCTTTTTAAGCCGGGATGCTGGGTAAGCAGCAGCGCCGCGCCCGCCAGCAGAACGGCGATGATTTTCGCCCGCGGATCGCGGCGCTCCAGCCAGGAGCCCCGCTGCTGATAAAGCAAACCGTAGGCGTCCGACATCAGGGCTCCCGTGGGGCGTTTTCGTGGTGCGGATAACGGCCGCGCAGCCGGATAATGGCGTCCGCCGCCTGCTGCGGCGACAGCCATCCCGCAGCGGGATGCCCGGCGGCCTGTAGCAAGCGGCCGACGACCAGCGCCGGCGGCTCTTGCCAATCAAAGGCCTGGCGCAAAGAGGCATCGGCGAACAGCGTCGCCGGCGGGCCGTCCGCCTGAATGGCGCCGTTGCGGATAAAAACCAGCCGGGCGGCGTGCCGGGCGATTTCCTCCAACTGATGGCTGACCCAGATAACCGTCAGTTTTTTTTCCCGATTCAAACGGTGCAGCAACTGGAACAGGGCGTCGCGGGATTGCAGATCCAGCCCGGCGGTGGGTTCGTCCAGTATCAGCACCTCCGGCTCCAGCACCACGATGCCGGCGATCGCCACCCGGCGTTTCTCGCCGCCGCTCAGCTCGAAAGGGCTGCGTTCCCTGAAGGCGTCATAGTCCAACTGCACGGCCGCCATCGCCTGGCGCACCTTCTCCCGCTTTGTCGCCTCATCAAGACGCCGATGGCGCAGCCCGAAGGCGATATCGGCGAAAACCGTGCTGGCGAACAGCTGGTGTTCGGGATACTGAAAGATATAGCCGATGCGATCGAAACATTCCCTCCGGCGCTCGGCGTGGGGATTCAACCCGTCCAGGCGGATCTGCCCGGCGCAGGGGACGATAAATCCTTTTATCAACTGGAGTAACGTCGTTTTACCCGAACCGGACTTCCCCGCCAGCGCCAGCATTTCGCCTTGCTCCACGGTAAGGGAAATATTTTCCAGCAGCGGCGCGCCGGCCGGCGGCCGGTTTCTGCGCCGTTTGCCATAGCTGAAAGTCACATCGCTGAGGGTGATTTTCATAACAGCGCCATCAGATCCTGCGGGTTGGGGGAAACGGGGATCCCGCGCTGACGCAGCAGCGCGGCGAGGTGGTGGTAATAGGGCAGTTCCAGCCCGCAGCCGTGCAACAGGTCGAGTTGGGTTTGCAGCTCCGCCGGCGGCGCGTCGGCCAGCTGTCGCCCCTGATTGAACAGTATCCAGCGGTCGGCGTCGAGCACTTCATCGAGGTGGTGGGTGATATAGATCAGCGCGAAGGGTGTGTGTTTTCGCACCTGGTGCAGCGTGGCGACGAACTGGCGTCTCGCCGCCGGGTCGAGCATCGAGGTGGCTTCATCCAGAATCAGGTAACGCGGCGCCAGCGCCAGTACGGCGGCCAGCGCCAGCTTCTGTTTCTCGCCGCCGGACAGCTGCGCCACCGGGCGCTGTTGCTCCGCATCCAGCCCCGTCAGTTGGATGGCCCAGGCCACCCGGCCGGCGATATCCCGCTGCGGCCAACCGATATTCGACAGGCCGAAGGCGATATCCTCGCCGACGGTGATCCCCACCTGCTGATTTTCCGGGTTCTGAAACACGATCTGCACCGCCCGGCGGATGGCTGGAATCGCGTCGCTGTCCGCGGTAGAGCGGCCGTCGACGACGACCTGCCCCTGCGACGGTAGTTCGATGCCGTTCAACAGCCGGGCCAGCGACGATTTGCCGCAGCCGTTGCGGCCGAGCAGCGCGATGAACTCGCCGGGGCGAATCTCCAGCGATACCTGCGACAGCGCCGGGGACGCTGCGCCATAGTAGCGGAAGGTAATATCCTGCACGGCGATCATCGGGCGTCGCCTTGTGGCGTCAGGCGGGCGATGATTTTTTCCGCCTTACGCCGGGAGCGGCGCTTGATCGGGCCGTAAACGCTCTCCGGTACGTTGGGATCGAACACGCCGTCTTCCGTCTGCGGTATCTGCCAGAAAAAATCGATCCGCACCCCGGCGTCCGCCAGCAGCGCCAGAAACACCCGCATAAAGACGCCCCGTCCCGGATCGCAAGAGGGGCTGCCGGCAATCCCCAACCCGCCGGCAATGGCATAGCCGTTATCCTGGTAGGTTTTCAACTGCTCCACCACCGGCAGCAGAATTTTGCGGCTATGGGCGCGAAACGCCGGCGTGTCGTATCCCGCTACCGTCATCGGCGGCCGCGTCGGGCCGAGAAAGGTGAATTCGGGGCAGGGCAGCTGGATCACGCCGTACCCCTGCTGATACATCCAGTCGACCGCCGATTTCATCATACCGCGGCTGCGCGCCAGGCTGCCCACCACCGCATTCTGGTTGATCACGCAGTGGGAGGTGACGATAACCGTTCTACTCCTTTGCACGGGCGGGTTCCTTCAATGCATAGCCGGGGCGGTGCAGCAGCGATGGCGGCAGATTTTTCACTACGTAATAGACCAGCAGCGCCGACAGAATCTTATCCACCAGGTTTTCGGCCAGACGCGGCAGAAATGCCGCGGTAAACAGGCTGGTTCCGGCCTGCTTCAGCCACAGCACCGCCACGTCGTGCAGTCCGCCGGTTAATCCGCCGAACAGGCCGATGGCGATGACCGTCCCCACGGCGGGGCATAAAAAGCCCAGCAGAATGCCGGAAAACAGCGCGGATGAGAGACGAAAGCCATTGCGCGCGCTGTAGCCGACCACCAGGCCGACAATGATATTGACCAGGGCGAAGGGAATGGCGGTATAGCTGGTGGTGACGCCCAAAACCAGATTGGTCAATAACCCCACCAGCGCCCCCCACAGCGGGCCGAAAACCGCGGCGATAAAGATGGTGCCCACCGTATCAAGGAACAGGAACGGAATTTTCAAATGTTCGACGACGCTGCCGGCGATAACGTTAATCGCCACGGCCAGCGCGCCAAAGGTAATGGCAAGATTTTTTTGATGCATGATTAACACCCCTGGTAGGAACAACCGCGACGGCGAGGTCAACGCGGGAGACATCGCGTCTGCTAAACGCATTTATCGGGTTATGGTTTTTATGCCGCCGTTACGTTGGCGTTGGGCTG comes from Brenneria nigrifluens DSM 30175 = ATCC 13028 and encodes:
- a CDS encoding CD3073 family putative ECF transporter S component yields the protein MHQKNLAITFGALAVAINVIAGSVVEHLKIPFLFLDTVGTIFIAAVFGPLWGALVGLLTNLVLGVTTSYTAIPFALVNIIVGLVVGYSARNGFRLSSALFSGILLGFLCPAVGTVIAIGLFGGLTGGLHDVAVLWLKQAGTSLFTAAFLPRLAENLVDKILSALLVYYVVKNLPPSLLHRPGYALKEPARAKE
- a CDS encoding ATP-binding cassette domain-containing protein — its product is MIAVQDITFRYYGAASPALSQVSLEIRPGEFIALLGRNGCGKSSLARLLNGIELPSQGQVVVDGRSTADSDAIPAIRRAVQIVFQNPENQQVGITVGEDIAFGLSNIGWPQRDIAGRVAWAIQLTGLDAEQQRPVAQLSGGEKQKLALAAVLALAPRYLILDEATSMLDPAARRQFVATLHQVRKHTPFALIYITHHLDEVLDADRWILFNQGRQLADAPPAELQTQLDLLHGCGLELPYYHHLAALLRQRGIPVSPNPQDLMALL
- a CDS encoding CD3072 family TudS-related putative desulfidase, with protein sequence MQRSRTVIVTSHCVINQNAVVGSLARSRGMMKSAVDWMYQQGYGVIQLPCPEFTFLGPTRPPMTVAGYDTPAFRAHSRKILLPVVEQLKTYQDNGYAIAGGLGIAGSPSCDPGRGVFMRVFLALLADAGVRIDFFWQIPQTEDGVFDPNVPESVYGPIKRRSRRKAEKIIARLTPQGDAR
- a CDS encoding ATP-binding cassette domain-containing protein, with translation MKITLSDVTFSYGKRRRNRPPAGAPLLENISLTVEQGEMLALAGKSGSGKTTLLQLIKGFIVPCAGQIRLDGLNPHAERRRECFDRIGYIFQYPEHQLFASTVFADIAFGLRHRRLDEATKREKVRQAMAAVQLDYDAFRERSPFELSGGEKRRVAIAGIVVLEPEVLILDEPTAGLDLQSRDALFQLLHRLNREKKLTVIWVSHQLEEIARHAARLVFIRNGAIQADGPPATLFADASLRQAFDWQEPPALVVGRLLQAAGHPAAGWLSPQQAADAIIRLRGRYPHHENAPREP